In Synechococcus sp. PCC 6312, one genomic interval encodes:
- a CDS encoding hemolysin family protein, whose product MSSLVFTVLSPPLPVFASEPVLGDLRFDVAVLVLMLVLSAIFSGSETAITALDNLKLRALIKEQGDPTGLFRLVLENRTRFVSTLLVGNNLVNNVSAILAGNIFAVWLGSGSIGLATGVITLLTLVFGEITPKSLAITNAMAIFKVVVRPIYWLSVILWPLIFILEKVVQALLRLLQPNPTHQGESLQDLQLMIEILGGRGQLDLQKRQLLNKTLALDKLSVREVVRPRTEMQTVAKEASLQDLISICLETGYSRIPVQEESKDTIIGVINLKQALKVLESQGNQSVVSAMDTPVFVPETKRLADLLKEMLVQQLHLAIVVDEYGGTVGLVTLEDILEELVGEIYDETDLRAWLRPRSRRMIPKL is encoded by the coding sequence TTGAGCAGTCTAGTTTTTACAGTTTTATCCCCGCCACTGCCTGTGTTTGCCAGTGAGCCAGTCTTGGGTGACTTGCGCTTTGATGTGGCAGTCTTGGTCTTGATGCTTGTCCTGTCGGCAATTTTTTCTGGCTCGGAAACGGCAATTACAGCCCTAGACAACTTAAAACTACGGGCCTTAATCAAGGAGCAGGGGGATCCAACAGGCCTATTCCGCTTGGTCTTGGAAAATCGGACGCGATTTGTGTCCACGTTGCTGGTGGGGAATAATCTCGTCAATAATGTATCGGCCATTTTAGCCGGGAACATTTTTGCTGTTTGGCTGGGGAGTGGTTCCATTGGCCTGGCAACGGGGGTGATTACCCTCCTCACCTTGGTTTTTGGGGAAATTACACCCAAATCCCTGGCGATTACCAATGCGATGGCGATCTTTAAGGTGGTTGTCCGCCCCATTTATTGGCTATCGGTGATTCTCTGGCCGCTAATATTCATCTTGGAGAAAGTGGTTCAAGCCCTGTTACGCCTGCTCCAACCTAATCCGACCCACCAGGGGGAATCCCTCCAGGATCTCCAACTGATGATTGAAATCTTAGGCGGGCGGGGCCAGCTTGATCTCCAAAAACGGCAATTGCTCAATAAAACCCTTGCCCTAGATAAACTCAGTGTCCGCGAGGTGGTTCGGCCGCGCACAGAAATGCAAACTGTTGCCAAAGAAGCCAGCCTTCAAGACCTGATTAGTATTTGCTTAGAAACAGGCTATTCCCGGATTCCTGTCCAAGAGGAGAGCAAAGACACGATCATTGGGGTGATTAATCTCAAACAAGCCCTCAAGGTTTTAGAAAGTCAAGGGAATCAATCTGTTGTCAGTGCTATGGATACCCCAGTCTTTGTCCCGGAAACAAAACGTCTTGCAGATCTACTGAAGGAAATGCTGGTGCAACAACTCCACTTGGCCATTGTTGTGGATGAATATGGAGGAACCGTTGGCCTGGTCACCCTTGAGGACATTTTGGAGGAGTTGGTTGGGGAAATTTATGACGAAACAGATTTACGGGCCTGGTTACGTCCGCGCAGTCGCCGGATGATCCCCAAGCTCTAG
- the lpxB gene encoding lipid-A-disaccharide synthase — MTKNFKIFISTGEISGDLQGGLLVAALFDQAQQRGWELEITGLGGQRMATAGAKIIYDTRRISSIGFVEALRYVAPTLKFQTLAKKYLQANPPDLVIYIDYIAANLTLGQYIRKNLSVPTVYYIAPQEWIWSHSQKTTQKLIEISDQMIAIFPEEERYYKKHGANITWVGHPLVDRVKNAPKRDQARQQLGLKADELAIVLFPVSRYQEIKSLLPLFLRAVKIIQAQLPQARFWLSLSLAQYRDEIAATVAEFGLDIPILEDPLLLMAAADLTLAKSGTVNLEIALMNVPQVVVYRINPFGLWLYQTFLKFDLDYVSPPNLIAMEPVVPELLQENATPEKIAATSLDILQTPQTKAQMLAGYDRVKHLAGEPGAVHRAAQSILNLLAQETATVNR, encoded by the coding sequence ATGACAAAAAACTTCAAGATTTTCATTAGCACTGGTGAAATTTCTGGTGATTTGCAAGGGGGTCTCTTAGTCGCCGCCCTCTTTGACCAGGCCCAGCAACGGGGGTGGGAATTGGAGATCACCGGCCTGGGGGGACAACGGATGGCAACCGCTGGAGCCAAAATTATTTACGACACCCGCCGAATTAGTTCCATTGGTTTTGTCGAGGCCCTGCGCTATGTGGCCCCCACGCTGAAGTTTCAAACTCTAGCCAAAAAATATCTCCAGGCCAATCCCCCGGACTTAGTGATTTACATTGATTACATTGCCGCCAATCTAACCTTGGGCCAATATATCCGCAAAAATCTCTCAGTTCCCACCGTCTATTACATCGCCCCCCAGGAATGGATCTGGTCTCATAGCCAAAAAACAACTCAAAAGCTGATTGAGATTAGCGATCAGATGATTGCCATCTTTCCCGAAGAAGAACGGTACTACAAAAAACACGGGGCAAACATTACTTGGGTCGGGCATCCCCTCGTGGATCGGGTCAAAAATGCTCCCAAGCGTGACCAGGCCCGGCAACAGTTAGGGCTTAAAGCCGATGAATTGGCCATTGTCCTGTTTCCAGTCTCCCGTTATCAAGAAATTAAGTCCCTATTGCCTCTATTTCTAAGGGCCGTCAAAATTATTCAAGCCCAACTCCCCCAGGCCCGGTTTTGGCTTTCCCTCTCATTGGCTCAGTATCGAGATGAAATTGCAGCTACGGTTGCAGAGTTTGGCCTGGACATTCCGATTTTAGAGGATCCCTTGTTGTTGATGGCCGCTGCGGATTTGACCCTGGCCAAGTCAGGAACCGTCAACCTAGAAATTGCCTTAATGAATGTTCCGCAAGTCGTGGTTTATCGGATCAATCCTTTCGGGCTGTGGCTCTATCAGACGTTCTTGAAGTTTGATTTAGATTACGTTTCCCCACCTAATTTAATTGCCATGGAGCCAGTTGTCCCGGAACTCCTCCAAGAAAACGCCACGCCTGAAAAAATTGCTGCCACTAGCTTAGATATTCTCCAAACTCCCCAAACCAAAGCTCAAATGTTGGCGGGCTATGATCGGGTCAAGCACCTGGCTGGAGAACCGGGAGCCGTCCACCGTGCCGCCCAATCAATTCTCAACCTCTTGGCGCAAGAAACCGCAACGGTAAATCGGTAG
- the btpA gene encoding photosystem I biogenesis protein BtpA has protein sequence MSLQPLFASACPVIGVVHLLPLPTSPRWGGSLKVVIDRAEQEATALAAGGVDGIIVENFFDAPFTKSQVDPAVVSAMTLVIQRLKNLVTVPLGINVLRNDAHSGLAIAACTGCQFIRVNVLTGVMATDQGLIEGQAHHLLRYRRELGQDIKIFADVLVKHARPLGSPNLTTAVADTIQRGLADGVILSGWATGSPPSQEDLELSIDAAKGTPVFIGSGATWENIPDLIRFANGVIVASSLKRQGKIEQPVDPIRVSRFVAALRHALATEESIEGAKELPKPATASMALPTPTLPLG, from the coding sequence GTGAGTTTACAGCCCCTTTTTGCCTCAGCCTGCCCTGTTATTGGAGTTGTCCATCTCCTGCCTTTACCCACATCCCCCCGTTGGGGCGGCAGTCTTAAGGTTGTGATTGACCGAGCCGAACAGGAAGCAACGGCCTTAGCCGCAGGGGGGGTCGATGGCATTATTGTCGAAAACTTCTTTGATGCTCCCTTTACCAAGAGCCAAGTCGATCCAGCCGTTGTCAGTGCGATGACCTTAGTAATCCAACGGCTGAAAAATCTCGTCACCGTCCCCTTGGGAATTAATGTTTTGAGAAATGATGCCCACAGTGGCCTGGCCATTGCCGCTTGTACGGGGTGCCAGTTTATCCGCGTCAATGTTCTGACCGGGGTGATGGCCACAGATCAAGGCCTAATTGAAGGACAAGCCCACCATCTCCTCCGCTATCGGCGGGAATTAGGTCAAGATATTAAAATTTTTGCTGATGTTTTAGTTAAACACGCCCGTCCTTTAGGTAGCCCCAATCTCACCACCGCAGTCGCCGATACCATTCAACGAGGCCTGGCAGATGGAGTGATTTTATCCGGTTGGGCCACCGGCAGCCCGCCTAGTCAAGAAGACCTAGAACTCTCCATAGATGCTGCCAAAGGTACCCCCGTCTTCATTGGCAGTGGAGCCACTTGGGAAAATATTCCGGACTTGATCCGGTTCGCCAACGGGGTAATTGTGGCCAGTTCTCTGAAACGGCAAGGCAAAATTGAACAGCCCGTTGATCCGATTCGGGTGAGTCGGTTTGTGGCTGCCCTCCGCCATGCCTTAGCCACGGAAGAGTCCATTGAGGGGGCCAAAGAACTGCCAAAACCTGCTACTGCTTCGATGGCTCTACCCACACCCACGCTGCCCCTCGGTTGA
- the tadA gene encoding tRNA adenosine(34) deaminase TadA encodes MSFAIPEPPGLSHEYWMSQAMTLAAAAGEFGEVPVGAVIVDSQGQVVSTGANRRQRDNDPTAHAEIIALRQAGQILGTWYLTECTLYVTLEPCPMCTGAILQARIKTLIYGTTDPKAGAMGTVINIPTSPAAFHRLEVIGGVLGEDCRAQLQGWFREHRQRAKEKFPQE; translated from the coding sequence ATGTCTTTTGCCATCCCTGAACCACCCGGCCTGTCCCATGAATACTGGATGTCCCAGGCCATGACTCTTGCTGCTGCTGCGGGAGAATTTGGAGAAGTTCCAGTTGGAGCTGTAATTGTCGATAGCCAGGGTCAAGTTGTCAGCACTGGGGCAAATCGCCGCCAACGAGACAATGATCCCACCGCCCATGCCGAAATCATTGCCCTCCGCCAGGCCGGACAAATCCTCGGAACTTGGTATCTGACGGAATGTACCCTCTATGTCACCCTCGAACCCTGTCCGATGTGCACTGGGGCGATTCTCCAGGCCCGGATTAAAACCCTGATCTATGGCACAACCGATCCAAAAGCAGGCGCAATGGGAACCGTGATCAATATTCCCACCAGTCCGGCAGCCTTTCATCGCTTGGAGGTGATCGGGGGGGTTCTGGGAGAAGACTGTCGAGCACAACTCCAGGGCTGGTTTCGGGAGCATCGGCAACGGGCCAAAGAGAAATTCCCTCAGGAGTAA
- the trmB gene encoding tRNA (guanosine(46)-N7)-methyltransferase TrmB: protein MPYIRTRQHVNPLSRQFQTPIETPAWETVFAHPDQPLHLDIGCARGRFVLEMAEICPNWNFMGLEIRKVLVDEANGIAQARGLGNLSYLFANANVSLSQVFAPATVDLVTIQFPDPWFKRRHQKRRLVQPELVAALAQIIKPGGFVFLQSDVLEVAVQMRETFAEHSLFKVGCPARYGLGEICSDLEQGRWLGENPLPVKTEREKRVEFYQLPIYRCGFLRQEVEN from the coding sequence ATGCCCTACATTCGCACTCGCCAGCACGTTAATCCCCTCAGTCGCCAGTTTCAAACCCCCATCGAAACTCCGGCCTGGGAGACTGTTTTTGCTCATCCGGATCAGCCCTTGCATTTAGATATTGGTTGTGCACGGGGACGATTTGTTCTGGAGATGGCGGAAATTTGTCCCAACTGGAACTTTATGGGTTTAGAAATTCGGAAAGTCCTCGTGGATGAAGCCAATGGAATCGCCCAGGCCAGAGGTTTAGGGAATTTATCCTATCTATTTGCCAATGCCAATGTTTCCCTGTCCCAGGTTTTTGCTCCTGCCACTGTGGATTTAGTCACAATTCAGTTTCCAGATCCCTGGTTCAAACGCCGCCACCAGAAACGCCGCCTGGTTCAGCCAGAATTGGTCGCCGCCTTGGCCCAAATCATCAAACCCGGTGGTTTTGTCTTTCTGCAATCGGATGTTTTAGAGGTGGCCGTACAAATGCGGGAAACGTTTGCTGAACATTCCCTATTTAAGGTGGGTTGTCCGGCTCGATATGGCCTAGGCGAGATATGTAGTGATTTGGAGCAGGGGCGCTGGCTAGGGGAAAATCCTTTACCTGTGAAAACAGAACGAGAAAAGCGGGTTGAGTTCTATCAGCTACCGATTTACCGTTGCGGTTTCTTGCGCCAAGAGGTTGAGAATTGA
- the lpxA gene encoding acyl-ACP--UDP-N-acetylglucosamine O-acyltransferase, producing MQTLIHPTAVIHPDAEVDPTVQVGPYAVIGAGVKVGADTQIGAHVVLAGRTEIGQRNQIFPGAVIGTISQDQKYAGADSGVRIGDDNCIREYVTINCANGPGEVTQIGNGNWLLAYVHIAHDCVIEDQVVITNASSIAGHVWIESKARIGGMVGIHQFVRIGRLAMIGAMARVDRDVPPFMLVEGHPARIRALNQVGLRRSGLDDREMSILKQAFRRIYRDDLPLEKALNSLETLEPCESLGHLNRFLNQAQTPGRRGLTPGNKNTPSESREST from the coding sequence ATGCAAACCCTGATTCATCCCACGGCTGTTATTCATCCTGATGCAGAGGTTGACCCAACTGTCCAAGTTGGCCCCTACGCAGTGATTGGCGCGGGTGTGAAAGTGGGGGCGGATACCCAAATTGGGGCCCATGTGGTTCTGGCGGGGCGGACAGAAATTGGACAACGCAATCAAATCTTTCCAGGAGCGGTGATTGGCACTATTTCCCAGGATCAAAAGTATGCCGGGGCCGACAGTGGGGTCAGGATTGGGGATGATAACTGCATTCGGGAATATGTGACGATTAACTGTGCCAATGGGCCTGGGGAAGTGACTCAAATTGGCAACGGGAATTGGCTTTTGGCCTACGTTCACATTGCCCATGACTGTGTGATTGAAGATCAAGTTGTGATTACTAATGCCAGTTCCATTGCTGGTCATGTTTGGATTGAATCGAAGGCGCGGATTGGCGGCATGGTAGGCATTCATCAATTTGTCCGGATTGGGCGGTTGGCCATGATTGGGGCGATGGCGCGGGTGGATCGGGATGTGCCGCCATTTATGTTGGTTGAAGGGCATCCGGCCCGGATTCGTGCCTTGAATCAGGTGGGCTTAAGGCGTTCCGGCTTGGATGATCGGGAAATGTCTATCCTCAAGCAAGCCTTTCGGCGCATCTATCGCGATGACTTACCCTTAGAAAAAGCCTTAAATAGTTTAGAGACCCTAGAACCCTGTGAATCGCTCGGTCATCTGAATCGCTTTCTGAACCAGGCCCAGACCCCCGGTCGGCGCGGCTTAACTCCAGGGAATAAAAACACGCCCTCTGAGTCTCGCGAGTCCACTTAA
- the recF gene encoding DNA replication/repair protein RecF: MYLQHLSLRYFRNYVEQQVKFQAPKIILVGENAQGKSNLLEAVEWLACLSSHRTGRDRDLIQTEQPQALIQAEMVRASGPLELGAVLRQSGRRSLLVNGELVPRSLDFLGHLNAVQFSSLDLDLVRGGPTERRAWLDRVLTQLEPIYAHLWQTYQHILRQRNALLKQVLNQTTDASQLPLWNQQLATAGVRLMRRRHRLIERLGPLSQAWQEKISDHREHLQLNYGANVTAPTQAPEDLWQAFMEKIQARTLAEQIQGTTLVGPHRDDVELLINGTPARQYGSQGQQRTLVLALKLAELELIEVVIGESPLLLLDDVLAELDLQRQNQLLGTIENRFQTIITTTHLGAFDPAWLSAAQVMTVKAGRVNPTLP, translated from the coding sequence ATGTATCTCCAGCATCTTTCACTGCGCTACTTTCGGAATTATGTTGAACAACAGGTTAAGTTCCAGGCCCCCAAAATCATTCTAGTGGGTGAAAATGCCCAGGGTAAATCCAACCTCTTAGAAGCGGTGGAGTGGTTGGCTTGCCTTAGTTCCCATCGCACGGGTCGAGATCGGGATTTAATTCAAACCGAGCAACCCCAGGCCCTGATCCAAGCAGAGATGGTGCGTGCCAGTGGCCCCTTAGAGTTGGGGGCTGTTTTACGACAAAGTGGGCGGCGGAGTTTATTGGTGAATGGGGAGTTAGTGCCTCGATCTCTGGACTTTTTGGGACATCTCAATGCCGTGCAATTTTCCAGCTTGGATTTAGACCTGGTGCGGGGGGGGCCAACAGAGCGGCGGGCCTGGTTAGATCGGGTCTTGACCCAACTAGAACCCATTTATGCCCATCTTTGGCAGACCTATCAACACATTCTCCGCCAACGCAATGCCCTCCTGAAACAAGTCCTAAACCAAACCACGGATGCCAGCCAACTGCCCCTCTGGAATCAACAACTGGCGACAGCGGGAGTTCGGTTAATGCGGCGGCGACATCGGCTGATTGAACGGTTAGGGCCCCTGTCCCAGGCCTGGCAGGAGAAAATTAGCGATCATCGGGAACACCTGCAATTGAACTATGGGGCAAATGTAACGGCCCCCACCCAGGCCCCAGAAGACCTCTGGCAAGCCTTTATGGAAAAAATACAAGCTCGGACGTTGGCCGAACAGATCCAAGGCACGACCTTAGTTGGCCCCCATCGGGATGATGTCGAGTTACTGATCAATGGCACCCCAGCCCGACAATATGGCTCCCAGGGACAGCAGCGCACTCTTGTCTTAGCCTTGAAGCTGGCGGAATTGGAGTTAATTGAGGTTGTGATTGGAGAGTCGCCCTTATTACTGTTGGATGATGTCTTAGCGGAACTGGATTTACAACGCCAAAATCAACTTCTAGGGACTATTGAAAATCGCTTCCAAACGATCATCACCACAACTCATTTAGGTGCATTTGACCCGGCCTGGTTAAGTGCTGCCCAAGTGATGACGGTCAAGGCCGGCCGAGTGAATCCAACCCTCCCATAA
- a CDS encoding TerB family tellurite resistance protein gives MNYPQPYLRQIIAIIIGAAWADGSLQPTEVSYLQKLLSQYHLQEDSELQSLLAAPVPLAITEELIATYLPDSTATERQKLLVDIGTLLIADDVVSPQEHQLLDDYYTLMAEISPLPEPGPTLVTTVGQQVRKGLKAILSKIHP, from the coding sequence ATGAACTATCCTCAACCCTATCTCCGGCAAATAATCGCCATTATTATTGGTGCGGCCTGGGCAGATGGCAGTCTTCAACCCACAGAAGTAAGCTATCTCCAAAAACTCTTAAGCCAATATCACCTGCAAGAAGACTCCGAATTACAGTCACTCTTAGCTGCCCCTGTACCTCTAGCCATCACGGAAGAGTTGATCGCCACCTATCTCCCCGACTCTACCGCCACCGAACGACAAAAACTCCTCGTGGATATTGGCACGCTCTTAATTGCCGATGACGTTGTTTCTCCCCAAGAGCATCAACTGTTAGACGACTACTACACGCTCATGGCAGAAATTTCTCCTCTCCCCGAACCTGGCCCCACCTTGGTGACAACTGTCGGACAACAAGTTCGCAAAGGACTCAAAGCAATTTTAAGCAAAATCCATCCCTAA
- a CDS encoding class I SAM-dependent methyltransferase, with product MNSKPLPDFLSQALLSAPDQRVTFAEFMERVLYDPTFGYYNRDSAPMGKTGDYLTSPHLSPDFGELVAVQLVQMWQALAQPALFTVVEMGAGQGVLAADILRFCQAEYPDFYQALSYVIIERSERLRETQKNQLRNWAEIDRAIWRDWGDIPLESVVGCFLSNELVDALPVHRVCWQQGELQEIYVRLNESHNQLTEELGPLSTPGLATYFEFLGLNLTTPPYPDGYRTEVNLAALDWLTAVAHRLAQGFVLTIDYGYPATTYYHPNRSDGTLQAYYQHRHHNNPYIHLGQQDLTAHVDFTTLERWGEQQGLRSLILTHQAPWLMSLGLAERLRQNNQTSGDINHALRRRAALQQLIDPLGLGGLRVLLQGKGGKTLQPLRMLALDI from the coding sequence GTGAACTCCAAACCCCTGCCAGATTTTCTATCCCAGGCCTTGCTCTCTGCCCCAGACCAACGGGTTACCTTTGCGGAATTTATGGAGCGGGTTCTCTACGATCCCACATTTGGCTATTACAACCGCGACTCGGCCCCAATGGGCAAAACTGGGGATTACTTGACATCACCGCACCTTAGCCCGGACTTTGGCGAATTAGTGGCCGTCCAGTTGGTTCAGATGTGGCAAGCCTTAGCCCAACCCGCATTATTTACAGTTGTGGAAATGGGAGCAGGGCAAGGGGTTTTGGCGGCTGATATTTTGCGGTTTTGTCAGGCTGAGTATCCCGACTTTTACCAGGCCTTGAGCTATGTGATTATTGAACGCTCCGAGAGGCTACGGGAAACCCAAAAAAATCAACTCAGGAATTGGGCAGAGATTGATCGAGCTATCTGGCGGGATTGGGGGGATATCCCTCTAGAGTCTGTGGTGGGCTGTTTTTTATCCAATGAATTAGTCGATGCCTTGCCTGTCCACCGGGTTTGTTGGCAACAGGGAGAACTTCAGGAAATCTATGTCCGACTCAATGAGTCCCACAATCAACTAACAGAAGAACTTGGCCCCCTCTCCACCCCAGGCCTGGCCACTTATTTTGAATTTCTTGGCTTGAATTTGACAACCCCACCCTATCCAGACGGGTATCGCACCGAAGTGAATTTAGCCGCCCTCGATTGGTTAACTGCAGTCGCGCACCGCTTAGCCCAGGGGTTTGTTCTGACTATTGACTACGGCTACCCAGCAACGACCTATTACCACCCGAACCGCAGCGATGGCACCTTACAAGCCTATTACCAACACCGACATCACAACAATCCCTATATCCATCTCGGACAACAGGATTTAACCGCCCATGTGGATTTCACAACCCTAGAACGCTGGGGAGAGCAACAGGGCTTAAGATCACTGATTTTGACCCATCAGGCCCCTTGGTTAATGTCCCTGGGATTGGCTGAGCGTTTGCGGCAAAATAACCAAACCTCCGGTGACATCAATCACGCCCTCCGCCGCCGGGCTGCCCTGCAACAGTTAATTGACCCTCTGGGCCTGGGAGGATTGCGAGTCTTGTTGCAAGGAAAAGGGGGCAAAACCCTTCAGCCCTTGAGAATGCTCGCCCTAGATATCTGA
- the fabZ gene encoding 3-hydroxyacyl-ACP dehydratase FabZ produces the protein MPTLTSPAAQASTQPDPNHSVLSVIEIQALLPHRYPFLLVDRIIDYVPGSRAVGLKNVTVNEPFFQGHFPGRPIMPGVLIVEAMAQVGGVILMQMGDLKGKLSMFAGIDKVRFRRPVTPGDQLILTAELICIKQQRFGKMQGKAEVNGQLACEGEMMFSLVD, from the coding sequence AACCCGACCCTAATCACTCGGTTTTATCGGTAATTGAAATTCAAGCCCTCCTTCCCCATCGCTATCCATTTTTGTTGGTGGATCGAATTATTGATTATGTCCCAGGGTCGCGGGCTGTTGGCCTCAAAAATGTCACGGTGAATGAACCCTTCTTCCAAGGTCATTTTCCGGGGCGACCGATCATGCCGGGGGTGTTGATTGTCGAAGCCATGGCCCAAGTGGGTGGCGTGATTCTCATGCAAATGGGGGATCTAAAGGGTAAATTATCCATGTTCGCTGGGATTGACAAGGTAAGGTTCCGCCGCCCCGTTACCCCAGGGGATCAATTAATTTTAACAGCGGAATTGATCTGCATTAAACAACAGCGATTTGGCAAAATGCAAGGGAAGGCAGAGGTGAACGGACAACTGGCCTGTGAAGGAGAGATGATGTTTTCCTTAGTGGATTGA
- a CDS encoding pentapeptide repeat-containing protein: protein MSNPSSTPGPAKPNFLERYAPFVLNQKKATDLVQAYGQGKRDFQRIDLSGVSLADVDLRGIDFSGATLNNVSLTNVNLGGAKLIEANLVNARLVTVQLRGANLSRANLRGAILTQTTLSQATLKATTLPNGHLSP, encoded by the coding sequence ATGTCCAATCCCAGTTCTACCCCAGGCCCCGCTAAACCCAACTTCCTAGAGCGTTACGCGCCCTTTGTGCTGAATCAGAAGAAAGCCACTGATTTGGTGCAAGCCTATGGCCAGGGAAAACGTGATTTTCAAAGAATTGATCTAAGTGGAGTCAGCCTTGCGGATGTGGATTTAAGGGGCATTGACTTCAGCGGGGCAACTTTAAACAATGTTTCCTTGACCAACGTGAACCTGGGGGGAGCAAAGCTCATTGAAGCCAATTTAGTCAATGCTCGGTTAGTGACTGTCCAACTCCGAGGCGCCAACCTGAGCCGGGCTAATCTGCGGGGGGCAATCCTGACTCAAACCACCCTTTCCCAGGCCACCCTGAAAGCCACCACTCTCCCCAATGGGCATTTATCTCCTTAA
- a CDS encoding DUF4168 domain-containing protein, which translates to MSKSLKRLACGFGLLTIFGLSGLTTTAQAQVIAPSPTTTLSNSQLSSYAQAVLAIEPIRLKYYRQAQKMFSGQVPRNSCLAEPKNLASPRLDNLCSQYFNESTQILKKYDLTPEEFNNITQQIHANPGLYQRVQYEMMRLQKK; encoded by the coding sequence ATGTCCAAATCACTGAAGCGTCTTGCTTGCGGTTTCGGGTTATTGACCATCTTCGGCCTAAGTGGGTTGACCACGACCGCCCAGGCCCAAGTCATTGCTCCTAGTCCGACAACAACCCTTAGCAATAGCCAACTCAGTAGTTATGCCCAGGCCGTACTAGCCATTGAACCGATTCGCCTGAAGTATTATCGCCAGGCCCAGAAAATGTTTTCCGGTCAAGTCCCCCGCAATAGCTGCTTAGCCGAGCCGAAAAATCTCGCTTCCCCCCGCCTAGATAATCTCTGTAGCCAATATTTCAATGAATCCACGCAAATTCTCAAAAAATATGACCTCACCCCCGAGGAATTTAACAACATTACCCAACAAATTCACGCTAATCCTGGTCTCTACCAACGCGTTCAATATGAAATGATGCGCCTGCAAAAGAAATAA
- a CDS encoding methyltransferase domain-containing protein, with amino-acid sequence MTQAWNSHTYAQNARFVTDLGLPVVEWLAPKAGEKILDLGCGDGVLGAKIKEFGCDVVGVDSSPNLIHAAQGIGLDARCLNGHHLNFQAEFDAVFSNAALHWMQKPDQVIDGVWRALKPGGRFVGEFGGHGNIATIQTALNMALEKRGANPAAINPWYFPTVEEYQDRLAAIGFTVNQIVLIPRPTRLPTDMRAWLTTFAQPYLSLITPTERNTFLEEVITDLKPILCDVFGQWFADYVRLRFSASKPLHLP; translated from the coding sequence ATGACCCAGGCCTGGAATTCCCACACCTATGCCCAGAATGCTCGTTTTGTCACTGATTTAGGGTTGCCGGTTGTGGAATGGCTGGCACCAAAAGCTGGGGAAAAGATTCTTGATCTAGGCTGTGGCGATGGGGTGCTAGGGGCAAAAATAAAGGAGTTTGGTTGCGACGTAGTCGGTGTTGATTCCAGTCCCAACCTGATTCATGCCGCCCAAGGCATTGGATTAGATGCTCGCTGCCTCAATGGTCATCACCTGAACTTCCAGGCCGAGTTTGATGCAGTGTTTAGTAATGCGGCTCTACACTGGATGCAAAAACCGGATCAGGTGATTGATGGGGTTTGGCGAGCCTTAAAACCAGGGGGAAGATTTGTTGGTGAGTTTGGTGGTCATGGGAATATTGCCACAATTCAGACAGCCTTAAACATGGCTTTAGAAAAGCGGGGGGCTAATCCAGCAGCCATCAATCCCTGGTATTTCCCCACTGTTGAGGAGTATCAGGATCGCTTAGCTGCCATAGGGTTTACAGTTAATCAAATTGTGCTGATTCCCCGGCCCACCCGGCTTCCAACTGATATGCGGGCCTGGCTCACAACATTTGCTCAACCTTACCTAAGTCTGATTACGCCAACTGAGCGAAATACCTTTTTAGAAGAGGTCATCACAGACCTAAAACCCATCTTGTGTGATGTTTTCGGGCAATGGTTTGCTGATTATGTGAGATTGCGATTTTCAGCGAGTAAGCCCCTCCATTTGCCATAA